One region of Corynebacterium capitovis DSM 44611 genomic DNA includes:
- the glnA gene encoding type I glutamate--ammonia ligase, with amino-acid sequence MARSNFENIEEVKKFIQDEEVEFVDVRFTDVPGTEHHFTIPASMFDEDVVEDGLAFDGSSIRGFTTIDESDMTLMPDLATAKLDLFRTAKTLNVKFFVNDPFTHEAFSRDPRNVARKAEDYLASTGIADTCNFGAEAEFYLFDSIRYQVDDHKAFYDVNSSEGWWNRGAETEIDGTPNLGYKNRIKSGYFPVPPYDKTVDVRDAMALNLTASGFDVERFHREVGNGGQQEINYRFNTLLRAADDLQDFKYIVKNTAKQFGKSATFMPKPLAGDNGSGMHAHQSLWKDGKPLFYDESGYGGLSDIARYYIGGILEHAATVLAFTNPTLNSYHRLVPGFEAPINLVYSQRNRSAAIRIPITGSNPKAKRIEFRAPDPSGNPYLGFAAMMLAGIDGIKNRIEPHAPVDKDLYELPPEEAKEIPQAPTSLEAAINALEDDHDFLTEGDVFTEDLIEAYIRLKREREIAPARLRPTPLEFELYYDC; translated from the coding sequence GTGGCCCGCAGCAACTTCGAGAACATCGAAGAGGTCAAGAAGTTCATCCAGGACGAGGAGGTGGAGTTTGTTGACGTTCGGTTCACCGACGTCCCCGGCACCGAACACCACTTCACCATCCCCGCGTCCATGTTCGACGAGGACGTCGTCGAGGATGGGCTGGCCTTCGACGGATCCTCGATCAGGGGCTTCACCACCATCGACGAATCCGACATGACCCTCATGCCGGACTTGGCCACCGCCAAATTGGACCTCTTCCGCACAGCCAAGACCCTCAACGTGAAGTTCTTCGTCAACGACCCCTTCACGCACGAAGCGTTCTCCCGCGACCCGCGCAACGTGGCGCGCAAGGCGGAAGACTACCTCGCCTCGACCGGCATCGCCGACACGTGCAACTTCGGCGCCGAGGCCGAGTTCTACCTGTTCGACTCGATCCGCTACCAGGTCGACGACCACAAGGCCTTCTACGACGTCAACTCCTCCGAGGGCTGGTGGAACCGCGGTGCCGAAACGGAGATCGACGGAACGCCGAACCTGGGCTATAAGAACCGCATCAAGAGCGGGTACTTCCCCGTCCCGCCCTACGACAAGACCGTCGACGTGCGCGATGCCATGGCGCTCAACCTCACCGCGTCCGGATTTGATGTTGAACGCTTCCACCGCGAGGTGGGCAACGGCGGCCAGCAGGAAATTAACTACCGCTTCAACACCCTCCTCCGCGCGGCGGATGACCTGCAGGATTTCAAGTACATCGTGAAAAACACCGCCAAGCAGTTCGGCAAGAGCGCGACGTTCATGCCCAAGCCGCTGGCCGGTGACAACGGCTCCGGGATGCACGCCCACCAGTCCCTGTGGAAAGACGGCAAGCCGCTCTTCTACGACGAGTCCGGCTACGGCGGCCTCTCAGACATCGCCCGCTACTACATCGGCGGCATCCTCGAACACGCGGCGACCGTCCTTGCCTTCACTAACCCGACGCTAAACTCCTACCACCGTTTGGTCCCGGGCTTCGAGGCACCGATCAACCTGGTGTACTCCCAGCGCAACCGCTCCGCCGCCATCCGCATCCCGATCACCGGCTCTAACCCCAAGGCGAAGCGCATCGAGTTCCGCGCCCCGGACCCCTCGGGCAACCCCTACCTCGGGTTCGCGGCGATGATGCTGGCCGGCATCGACGGCATCAAGAACAGGATTGAGCCGCACGCTCCCGTCGATAAGGATCTCTACGAGCTGCCGCCGGAGGAAGCCAAGGAGATCCCGCAGGCGCCGACCTCGCTGGAAGCCGCGATCAACGCGCTGGAAGATGACCACGACTTCCTCACTGAGGGCGACGTGTTCACCGAAGACCTCATCGAGGCCTACATTCGCCTCAAGCGCGAGCGCGAAATCGCCCCGGCCCGTCTGCGTCCGACGCCCCTAGAGTTCGAGCTTTATTACGACTGCTAG
- a CDS encoding RDD family protein yields the protein MANSIEKAGATYPGQDLGLPESGPGAQASVSRRMAAVAIDWVMCWIVAGFIAMFTKALGDVATVTVFLWLALGIMSGWLFARTPGMALLGMGVARVDQPGERVGFWRAALRSIFTFFILPAALVDANGRGMHDRATATTVIRA from the coding sequence ATGGCGAATTCCATCGAAAAGGCGGGCGCGACCTACCCGGGGCAGGATCTTGGGCTGCCGGAGTCGGGGCCGGGCGCGCAGGCGTCGGTAAGCAGGCGCATGGCGGCGGTGGCGATCGATTGGGTGATGTGCTGGATCGTGGCCGGCTTCATCGCCATGTTCACCAAGGCGCTGGGCGACGTGGCGACGGTGACAGTGTTTCTCTGGCTCGCGCTCGGGATCATGTCGGGGTGGCTCTTCGCGCGAACCCCGGGGATGGCCCTGCTGGGGATGGGCGTCGCGCGTGTTGATCAGCCGGGGGAGCGGGTGGGATTCTGGCGTGCCGCGTTGCGCTCGATCTTTACGTTCTTTATTTTGCCGGCCGCGCTTGTCGACGCCAACGGGCGCGGCATGCACGACCGCGCCACCGCGACGACCGTGATCCGCGCCTAG
- a CDS encoding DUF4191 domain-containing protein, whose translation MANAKGTPKNAAAGTSKKELRAAKRDQRKNTRGQIWQAFNLQRKRDNKLIPFMLLSLIGTALLFFLVGLLWGGQWYMLVIGLLAGAALAAWLFSQRLQNSMYDEVGNQPGAAAWTLENMRSQMGIAWVTKTSVAANQQMDVVHRVVGNPGVILVGEGNQNRLRPMMAKERKRIDRLIAGAPITEIVIGDGEGQTPVRDLQRKLLRLPKNYTKDEVYSLSTKLDAMDTRTQSGARSGLPGGPLPRQAQSMAGMNRRMRRMQERKGK comes from the coding sequence ATGGCGAATGCGAAGGGCACCCCAAAGAATGCTGCGGCGGGCACATCGAAAAAAGAGCTGCGCGCCGCAAAACGCGATCAGCGTAAGAACACCCGGGGGCAGATCTGGCAGGCGTTTAACCTGCAGCGTAAGAGGGACAACAAGCTCATCCCCTTCATGCTGCTCAGCCTCATCGGCACCGCGCTGCTGTTCTTCCTCGTCGGCCTACTCTGGGGCGGCCAGTGGTACATGCTCGTCATTGGCCTCCTCGCGGGGGCGGCGCTGGCCGCGTGGCTCTTCAGCCAACGGCTGCAAAACTCCATGTACGACGAGGTGGGCAATCAGCCGGGGGCAGCGGCGTGGACGCTGGAGAACATGCGCAGCCAGATGGGCATCGCATGGGTGACCAAGACATCCGTGGCCGCGAACCAGCAGATGGATGTCGTGCACCGCGTCGTGGGCAACCCCGGCGTCATTCTCGTCGGCGAGGGCAACCAGAACCGGCTGCGACCGATGATGGCCAAAGAACGCAAGCGCATCGACCGGCTCATCGCAGGGGCGCCGATCACCGAGATTGTCATCGGCGACGGGGAGGGCCAGACCCCGGTGCGGGACCTGCAGCGCAAGCTCCTCCGCCTGCCGAAAAACTACACCAAAGACGAGGTGTACAGCCTTTCCACCAAGCTCGACGCGATGGATACCCGCACCCAAAGCGGCGCGCGCTCAGGCCTCCCCGGCGGGCCCCTCCCCCGTCAGGCGCAGTCAATGGCGGGCATGAACCGCCGCATGCGTCGCATGCAGGAGCGCAAGGGCAAGTAG
- a CDS encoding enterochelin esterase domain-containing protein, translating to MSSPVLRAGEIVTRLTGACPRRVEEFISSIRPGDLPAWDAETNNVTFCYHHPNAPAEAGVHLRINRLTDKKNYPRGVMERVPGTDLWVTELNISPTLRASYGFSTFTGPAPTSTPPPTFGAPPSQALLW from the coding sequence GTGAGTAGCCCGGTGCTGCGCGCCGGGGAGATCGTCACCCGGCTCACGGGGGCGTGCCCTAGGCGCGTGGAGGAGTTCATCTCGTCCATCCGCCCCGGCGACCTGCCCGCGTGGGATGCGGAGACAAACAACGTCACGTTTTGCTACCACCACCCGAACGCGCCCGCCGAAGCCGGGGTCCACCTTCGCATCAACCGGCTGACGGACAAAAAGAACTACCCCCGCGGAGTCATGGAGCGGGTTCCAGGGACGGATCTGTGGGTCACCGAGCTCAACATCTCCCCCACCCTGCGGGCAAGCTACGGCTTCTCGACGTTCACCGGGCCCGCCCCCACCAGCACCCCGCCGCCGACGTTCGGCGCCCCTCCCAGCCAAGCCTTACTTTGGTAA
- a CDS encoding phosphopantetheine-binding protein → MALSEATIIADIAEAVGAAPGGVDKNAPLEDQGLDSLGIVDLAEKWRSEGEEVDYFDLVALPTAQQWIERLAGE, encoded by the coding sequence ATGGCATTGAGCGAAGCCACCATCATTGCGGATATCGCGGAAGCGGTTGGGGCGGCGCCGGGGGGCGTCGATAAGAATGCCCCCTTGGAAGACCAAGGGCTCGACTCCCTAGGCATCGTCGACCTCGCGGAGAAGTGGCGCTCCGAGGGCGAAGAAGTCGATTACTTCGACCTGGTTGCCCTCCCCACGGCGCAGCAGTGGATCGAGCGCTTGGCCGGTGAGTAG
- a CDS encoding (2,3-dihydroxybenzoyl)adenylate synthase — MFEPSFTVPGVFSPEHHSYPAEAEERYRSAGYWTAETFAGFLGAAAARFASRPAVTGYDYSGRFVSWTYADTAARATAAAGMFYRAGVREGDRVVVQLPNIVDYVVAVFGLFELGALPVFALPAHRGAELQHFVRATRASGLVTVGTWMGFNHRELARGLRREHPHLRVFIVDGEPGEFEPFYPPEHAPNTTPTRLPRPTRPETSIAFLQVSGGTTGVPKLIPRTHADYLYSVRASAHICGLGPDTKMLVVLPVSHNFTMSSPGILGVLLTGGEVILSRAPDPRTALGLVEKRCATMTAVVPPLLMTWLAHADSIGADMSSLELIQAGGSKLPEAAARRVPEVFGCRLQQVFGMAEGLVNYTRADDPADIVATTQGTPISPADEIRILDDANQPVPDGTPGHLTTRGPYTIRGYLGDVDRESFSPDGFYRTGDIVRRLASGHLVVEGRAKDQINRAGEKVSAEEVENHLVAHPDIIDAAVVAVPDARLGEKTCAYVIAARDLTHADIRAHLKDRGVAAYKIPDGSVMTDSFPVTGVGKISRRELRAALAHLSTTHS, encoded by the coding sequence GTGTTTGAGCCATCCTTTACCGTCCCCGGGGTCTTCTCCCCCGAGCACCACTCCTACCCCGCAGAAGCGGAGGAACGTTACCGCTCCGCCGGGTATTGGACGGCCGAGACCTTTGCGGGCTTTCTCGGCGCTGCCGCCGCTCGTTTCGCCTCCCGGCCCGCCGTCACGGGCTACGACTACTCGGGGCGCTTCGTCTCGTGGACCTACGCTGACACCGCCGCCCGCGCCACCGCCGCAGCGGGGATGTTCTACAGGGCCGGGGTACGCGAGGGTGATCGCGTTGTGGTTCAACTGCCCAATATCGTGGACTACGTCGTCGCGGTGTTCGGCCTGTTCGAGCTTGGCGCGCTGCCGGTCTTTGCTCTGCCCGCCCACCGCGGGGCCGAACTGCAGCACTTTGTCAGAGCCACCCGCGCGTCGGGGCTTGTCACCGTCGGCACGTGGATGGGGTTCAACCACCGCGAACTGGCCCGCGGCCTGCGCCGCGAGCACCCGCACCTGCGCGTGTTCATCGTCGACGGCGAGCCCGGCGAGTTCGAGCCCTTCTACCCGCCCGAGCACGCCCCGAACACGACCCCCACGCGGCTGCCCCGCCCGACGCGGCCCGAGACGTCCATCGCCTTTCTCCAGGTATCGGGCGGAACCACCGGAGTGCCGAAACTCATCCCTCGCACCCACGCCGACTATCTGTATTCGGTGCGCGCGAGCGCCCACATCTGCGGGCTGGGTCCGGACACGAAAATGCTGGTCGTCCTCCCCGTCTCCCACAACTTCACAATGAGCTCCCCCGGCATCCTGGGCGTCCTGCTCACCGGGGGCGAGGTCATTTTGTCACGGGCCCCTGACCCGCGGACGGCACTGGGTCTCGTCGAAAAGCGATGTGCCACGATGACCGCCGTCGTTCCCCCGCTTCTCATGACATGGCTGGCGCACGCGGACTCCATCGGGGCCGACATGTCTAGCCTCGAGCTCATCCAAGCGGGCGGGTCGAAGCTGCCCGAAGCTGCGGCGAGACGCGTCCCCGAGGTATTTGGCTGCCGCCTCCAGCAGGTTTTCGGGATGGCGGAAGGGCTCGTCAACTACACCCGCGCGGACGACCCCGCCGACATCGTCGCTACGACCCAGGGCACGCCGATCAGCCCGGCCGACGAGATCCGCATTCTTGACGACGCCAACCAACCCGTCCCCGACGGCACCCCCGGGCATCTGACCACGCGCGGGCCGTACACCATCCGCGGGTACCTGGGCGACGTGGACAGGGAGAGTTTCAGCCCCGACGGATTCTACCGCACCGGTGACATCGTGCGTCGCCTGGCCTCGGGGCACCTCGTCGTCGAGGGGCGGGCGAAGGACCAGATCAACCGCGCGGGAGAAAAAGTTTCGGCGGAGGAGGTAGAAAACCACCTCGTGGCCCACCCCGACATCATCGACGCCGCCGTCGTCGCGGTCCCCGATGCTCGACTGGGTGAAAAGACGTGCGCCTACGTCATCGCGGCGCGGGACCTCACGCACGCCGACATCCGCGCGCACCTCAAAGATCGCGGCGTCGCTGCGTACAAAATCCCCGACGGCTCCGTGATGACAGATTCTTTCCCGGTCACGGGCGTGGGCAAGATCAGCCGCCGTGAATTGCGGGCGGCGCTTGCACACCTCTCGACTACTCACTCCTGA
- a CDS encoding MaoC/PaaZ C-terminal domain-containing protein, whose translation MTTVYNSTDGGSRYEDLGAVPDMNTVMRRIVTGMVPVVGTRHVADKDPSSRLEVRGVRVDPSDLAAYATATGLRLSNELPPTYPFVIGFPLTMELMSRADFPFAPTGAVHVANVIEQKRALRVDESFTFRTRGERLRPHRKGLLIDIVTDVFVEGETDNEPVWTQRATMLAQGAKFAKSAPVSLTTRGQDDARMLDRPEVPDIAANAQWTWTRDNVRAYVKASGDSNPIHTSALGAKAFGFPGVIAHGMFSAAAVLQLLEGTLGGALRYSVEFHKPVVVPARVSAWALDQGERTTGIELRNASKPEKLHLNAQVEHLA comes from the coding sequence ATGACAACCGTGTACAACAGCACCGATGGCGGCAGCCGTTACGAGGATCTGGGAGCGGTCCCGGACATGAACACGGTGATGCGTCGCATCGTCACCGGCATGGTCCCCGTCGTGGGGACGCGTCACGTTGCGGATAAGGACCCGAGCTCGCGCCTCGAGGTTCGCGGAGTGCGCGTCGACCCGTCAGACCTCGCCGCCTACGCCACTGCGACCGGACTGCGCCTGAGCAACGAGCTTCCCCCGACGTACCCCTTCGTCATCGGGTTTCCCCTCACAATGGAATTGATGAGCCGCGCGGACTTCCCCTTCGCGCCGACCGGCGCCGTGCACGTGGCAAACGTCATCGAGCAAAAGCGGGCGCTGCGTGTCGATGAGTCCTTTACATTCCGCACCCGCGGGGAACGTCTCCGTCCGCACCGCAAGGGCTTGCTGATTGACATCGTGACCGATGTTTTCGTGGAAGGTGAGACCGACAACGAGCCGGTGTGGACACAACGCGCAACCATGCTCGCGCAGGGCGCAAAGTTTGCGAAATCCGCACCGGTCTCGCTGACCACGCGAGGTCAAGACGACGCTCGCATGCTCGACCGGCCCGAGGTTCCGGACATCGCGGCGAACGCCCAGTGGACGTGGACCCGCGACAACGTCCGCGCCTATGTAAAAGCCTCGGGCGACTCGAACCCAATTCACACCTCGGCGCTGGGCGCGAAGGCGTTTGGCTTCCCCGGGGTCATCGCGCACGGCATGTTCTCGGCGGCCGCGGTGCTCCAGCTCTTGGAGGGAACACTCGGAGGTGCGCTGCGGTACTCGGTGGAGTTCCATAAACCCGTCGTTGTTCCGGCGCGCGTCTCAGCGTGGGCGCTCGACCAGGGTGAGAGGACGACGGGAATCGAGCTACGCAACGCCTCCAAGCCCGAGAAGCTCCACCTTAACGCGCAGGTCGAACACCTCGCCTAG
- a CDS encoding 3-oxoacyl-ACP reductase has translation MAKQGFLEKFINSPLAAKAGVPQGYPLRRFKQGEPLLHGPVVVGGQGRLRDALTSVLEGPYKLLKAEADTPRAGVVFDATDITTPEQLNQLHEFFHPQLRKIADNARLVVIGTTPELIDDSDSRIAARALEGFTRSLAKEMRKAATVQLVYVDPAIDSTNFGGVESTLRFLLSGKSAYVDGQVIRITSAGAESPADWERPLAGRIAVVTGAARGIGAVIAEVLARDGAKVICVDVPQAGEGLSATANKVKGTALPLDVTNPSAAEEIARHAQERYGTKVDVVVHNAGVTRDKLLANMDDARWNMVQNINLVAPVRITEKLIELDALGEKPAIIGVSSTSGIAGNRGQTNYATTKAGIVGFVDSLAETVAALGGNINAVAPGFIETDMTAAMPTGPREVGRRINSLQQGGKPVDVAETVAYFASTASTAVNGNTVRVCGQSMLGA, from the coding sequence GTGGCCAAGCAGGGCTTCCTCGAAAAGTTCATCAATTCCCCTCTCGCCGCTAAGGCGGGCGTGCCGCAGGGTTACCCCCTACGCCGATTCAAGCAAGGCGAACCCCTCCTCCACGGGCCCGTCGTGGTCGGCGGGCAGGGTCGACTGCGCGATGCGCTGACCTCGGTCCTCGAGGGGCCGTACAAGCTTCTGAAGGCGGAAGCAGACACCCCACGCGCCGGCGTCGTCTTTGACGCCACGGACATCACGACCCCCGAGCAGCTCAACCAATTGCACGAGTTCTTCCACCCCCAACTGCGCAAGATCGCCGACAACGCTCGTCTCGTTGTCATCGGCACGACGCCTGAGCTTATCGACGACTCCGATTCCCGCATCGCCGCCCGCGCGCTCGAAGGCTTCACTCGTTCCTTGGCCAAGGAGATGCGCAAGGCGGCCACCGTGCAGCTCGTCTACGTCGACCCGGCCATTGATTCGACGAACTTCGGTGGCGTCGAGTCCACCCTGCGCTTCCTCCTGTCGGGTAAATCCGCGTATGTGGACGGCCAAGTCATCCGCATCACCTCGGCCGGGGCTGAGTCCCCCGCTGACTGGGAGCGCCCGCTAGCGGGGCGCATTGCCGTCGTGACGGGTGCCGCCCGCGGAATCGGGGCAGTGATCGCCGAAGTTCTCGCGCGCGATGGCGCCAAGGTGATCTGTGTGGACGTCCCCCAGGCCGGTGAGGGTCTCTCCGCGACGGCGAACAAGGTCAAGGGCACCGCCCTGCCTCTCGACGTAACCAATCCGAGCGCCGCCGAGGAAATCGCCCGCCACGCCCAGGAGCGGTACGGCACGAAGGTCGACGTCGTTGTTCACAACGCGGGTGTCACCCGCGACAAGCTGCTGGCCAATATGGACGATGCGCGGTGGAACATGGTCCAAAACATCAACCTGGTCGCGCCCGTGCGCATTACCGAAAAGCTCATCGAGCTCGACGCCCTCGGTGAGAAGCCGGCCATCATCGGCGTGTCCTCGACGTCCGGGATCGCAGGCAACCGCGGGCAGACCAACTACGCCACCACCAAGGCCGGGATCGTCGGTTTCGTCGACTCACTGGCCGAAACCGTCGCCGCACTGGGTGGGAACATCAATGCCGTCGCTCCGGGCTTCATCGAAACGGACATGACCGCCGCGATGCCCACCGGCCCCCGCGAGGTCGGACGCCGGATTAACTCGCTGCAGCAGGGTGGCAAGCCGGTCGACGTTGCAGAGACCGTGGCCTACTTCGCGTCGACAGCCTCAACCGCGGTGAACGGCAACACGGTTCGCGTCTGCGGCCAGAGCATGCTGGGGGCGTAG
- a CDS encoding acetyl-CoA C-acetyltransferase codes for MNQPRKVAILGGNRIPFARSNKEYANASNQDMLTSALDGLVARYGLQDERLGQVVGGAVLKHARDFNLVRESVIGSALSSTTPAFDLQHACGTSLTSAIQVADAIALGRIESGIGCGSDTTSDAPLAVNDELRKTLIKASQAKKPIDQLKLFGSVRPSHLVPDQPRNGEPRTGLSMGEHAAITAREFDVSRVAQDELAVASHRNLAAAYDEGFFDDLLTPYLGVQRDTNLRPDSSVEKLSTLKPVFGKKDAIQHGGTATMTAGNSTPLTDGAAAVLLGSEEWAASHGLEPLAYVVDSEIAAVDFVGGRDGLLMAPTYAVPRLLERNGLTLQDFDYYEIHEAFASQVLATLAAWEDDTYCHDRLGLDGALGSIDRSKLNVKGSSLAAGHPFAATGARILATAAKVLALNGGGRTLISVCAAGGQGVVAIIER; via the coding sequence GTGAATCAGCCCCGTAAGGTCGCCATTCTCGGCGGCAACCGCATCCCTTTCGCTCGCTCCAACAAGGAGTACGCGAACGCCTCCAATCAGGACATGCTTACTTCCGCCCTTGACGGTCTGGTTGCCCGGTATGGGCTGCAGGATGAGCGTTTAGGCCAGGTGGTGGGTGGCGCCGTGCTGAAGCACGCGCGTGACTTCAACCTCGTCCGCGAGTCCGTTATCGGTTCGGCGCTGTCCTCCACGACCCCTGCGTTCGATCTGCAGCACGCCTGCGGTACCTCCCTGACCTCCGCGATTCAGGTCGCTGACGCGATCGCCCTGGGACGGATCGAATCGGGCATCGGCTGCGGTTCCGACACGACGTCGGATGCGCCACTCGCGGTCAACGACGAGCTGCGCAAGACACTTATCAAGGCCTCGCAGGCCAAAAAGCCCATCGACCAGCTCAAGCTGTTTGGCTCCGTGCGTCCCAGCCACCTTGTACCGGATCAGCCTCGCAACGGTGAGCCCCGCACGGGCCTGTCCATGGGCGAGCACGCCGCCATCACAGCCCGGGAATTCGATGTCTCCCGCGTGGCGCAGGATGAGTTGGCTGTCGCTTCCCACCGGAACCTCGCGGCGGCCTACGACGAGGGCTTCTTCGACGACCTGCTCACCCCGTACCTCGGCGTGCAGCGCGACACCAACTTGCGTCCCGATTCCAGCGTAGAGAAGCTCTCCACTCTCAAGCCCGTCTTCGGCAAGAAGGACGCCATCCAGCACGGCGGCACGGCCACGATGACAGCGGGCAATTCAACCCCGCTTACCGACGGTGCCGCGGCGGTCCTTCTCGGTTCCGAAGAGTGGGCCGCATCCCACGGTCTTGAGCCGCTGGCCTACGTTGTCGATTCCGAGATCGCGGCGGTGGACTTCGTGGGCGGTCGCGACGGCCTGCTCATGGCCCCAACGTACGCGGTGCCCCGCCTCCTGGAGCGCAACGGGCTTACTTTGCAAGACTTCGACTACTACGAGATCCACGAGGCCTTCGCCTCCCAGGTACTTGCCACTCTAGCCGCGTGGGAAGACGACACCTACTGCCACGACCGCCTCGGGCTTGACGGGGCGCTTGGCTCCATCGATCGCTCAAAGCTCAACGTAAAAGGCTCGTCTCTAGCCGCCGGCCACCCGTTTGCAGCGACAGGGGCGCGCATTCTCGCTACCGCAGCCAAGGTTCTCGCCCTCAATGGCGGTGGCCGCACACTCATCTCCGTGTGCGCCGCCGGCGGGCAAGGTGTCGTCGCCATCATCGAACGTTAA
- a CDS encoding acyl-CoA dehydrogenase family protein — MSTPTNTENRGSAVDVTDAAGARAEAKPEANRPATLPGTPDPSAVEDLAAVLDGNYADIKNGLRLFLNDPDLLPPVEGTLDELRAYNLGLVEKVAQAGRIQDSFSPLNGGKGQVAAGVSSLELLAQVNNSLCIKSGVQFGLWGGAVDALGTERHVEFARGAMDLSMLGCFAMTEIGHGSNVQHIETTATYDPETQEFIINSPNPGSKKAYIGNAARDGRWAAVFAQLHTPDSDESKGVHCFVVRIREDDGSPVEGVTTSDHGHKGGLLGVDNGMLEFDHVRVPRERLLNRFADVAEDGTYYSPIESPNRRFFTMLATLVRGRLGVGASAAGATRAGLAIAVKYANIRRQFEAETIGQESRLIDYRVHRRRLLIPLARSYALAAFQNQLLDRFQAQTNAISAGDWDQTNPTKEQDRASRETESLAAIFKSTASTHANRTLQECREACGGAGYMTENLLTTFRSDVDVFTTFEGDDTILRQLVGKNLLTAYSWDVAELSPFGMAKFVAGNIGDILTRRSGIAASVQSLQDRVTGTGSLFDAETQLRIVQTREEQVLNSLVRRVQVARKMERSEAAKVIDRSQDHLLEAAISYGDRMMVQAMLNAENSLPEGSSARQVYEQVRHLFVLDTIVRNADWYLDHNVLSGGRVKAAKAAINDLVDSLGPWSEVLVDAFKIPEVVLERPMMVNGGTDRS; from the coding sequence ATGTCAACTCCCACGAATACCGAAAACCGCGGGTCTGCCGTCGACGTCACCGACGCAGCCGGTGCCCGGGCTGAAGCGAAGCCCGAGGCCAACCGCCCGGCCACCCTGCCGGGGACCCCGGATCCTTCCGCCGTCGAGGACCTGGCTGCCGTCCTAGACGGCAACTACGCCGACATTAAGAACGGCTTGCGCCTCTTCTTGAACGACCCCGATCTCCTCCCCCCGGTGGAGGGCACCCTGGACGAATTGCGCGCCTACAACCTCGGACTGGTCGAGAAAGTGGCCCAAGCAGGACGCATCCAGGACTCCTTCTCGCCACTAAACGGTGGCAAAGGCCAGGTTGCCGCGGGCGTGTCTTCCCTTGAGCTGCTCGCCCAAGTGAACAACTCTCTGTGCATTAAGTCGGGTGTTCAGTTCGGTCTGTGGGGCGGCGCCGTTGACGCGCTGGGCACGGAGCGGCACGTTGAGTTTGCCCGAGGCGCGATGGACCTGTCCATGCTGGGTTGCTTCGCCATGACAGAAATCGGCCATGGCTCAAACGTTCAACACATCGAAACGACCGCGACCTACGACCCGGAGACCCAAGAGTTCATTATTAACTCCCCGAACCCCGGCTCGAAAAAGGCGTACATCGGTAACGCGGCTCGTGACGGACGCTGGGCTGCTGTTTTCGCACAGCTTCACACCCCGGACTCGGATGAGTCGAAAGGCGTGCACTGCTTCGTCGTTCGCATCCGGGAAGATGACGGATCCCCCGTCGAGGGCGTGACAACCTCCGACCACGGCCACAAAGGCGGTCTGCTCGGCGTGGACAATGGCATGCTGGAGTTCGACCACGTCCGCGTCCCACGCGAGCGCCTGCTCAACCGCTTCGCGGATGTCGCCGAGGACGGCACCTACTACTCGCCGATTGAGTCGCCGAACCGCCGCTTCTTCACCATGCTAGCCACGCTGGTGCGCGGGCGCCTGGGTGTTGGCGCCTCCGCAGCGGGGGCGACCCGCGCCGGCTTGGCTATTGCGGTTAAGTACGCCAATATCCGCCGTCAGTTCGAAGCGGAGACGATCGGGCAAGAGTCCCGCCTCATTGACTACCGCGTTCACCGCCGCCGCCTCCTCATCCCCCTCGCGCGCTCGTACGCCCTGGCTGCTTTCCAAAACCAGCTGTTGGACCGCTTTCAGGCGCAGACCAACGCGATTTCCGCCGGCGACTGGGATCAAACGAACCCGACCAAGGAGCAGGACCGGGCAAGCCGCGAGACGGAATCCCTTGCCGCTATTTTCAAATCGACGGCTTCGACCCACGCCAATCGGACCCTGCAGGAATGCCGCGAGGCCTGCGGCGGTGCAGGGTATATGACGGAGAACCTGCTGACGACATTCCGTTCGGACGTCGACGTCTTCACCACCTTCGAAGGTGACGACACGATCTTGCGCCAGCTCGTGGGCAAGAACCTGCTGACGGCCTACAGCTGGGACGTGGCCGAGCTTTCCCCGTTCGGGATGGCGAAGTTCGTGGCCGGCAATATCGGCGACATTCTCACCCGTCGCTCCGGTATCGCGGCCAGCGTCCAGTCCCTGCAGGATCGTGTGACGGGCACCGGTTCGCTTTTCGACGCCGAAACGCAGTTGCGCATCGTCCAGACCCGCGAAGAGCAGGTGCTCAACTCCCTGGTCCGCAGGGTGCAGGTGGCGCGCAAGATGGAGCGTTCTGAGGCGGCCAAGGTCATCGACCGTTCCCAGGACCACCTCCTCGAGGCCGCGATTTCCTATGGTGACCGGATGATGGTCCAAGCTATGCTCAATGCGGAGAACTCGCTTCCCGAGGGCTCCTCAGCCCGGCAGGTCTACGAGCAGGTGCGCCACCTGTTTGTGCTCGACACCATCGTCCGCAATGCGGACTGGTACCTCGACCACAACGTGCTCTCCGGCGGGCGCGTCAAGGCCGCCAAGGCCGCGATCAACGACCTCGTTGACTCGCTCGGGCCCTGGTCGGAAGTCCTCGTTGACGCCTTCAAGATCCCAGAGGTCGTGCTCGAGCGACCCATGATGGTCAACGGCGGGACCGATAGGAGCTAA